The genomic DNA aagacagagAAGTGAATGCTCACCTCGGTGGAGAAAATGACTTTAAAGTAGCCTCAATTTATCTGCGTTTTTTTCCTCTAAGCTAAATTGCTGTTGGCTACTTGTTAGTGTGTGAAGGATGTATGCAAAAAGAGGAAACTGTTTATGCAGGAGAAATAGTGAAATATAGTTTAACATAATCAAATGTagttaaatatttgttaaatacACAAGGTAAGCAGGATGGAAAACCCTCTATTTGCTATTTATCAGATGTTACTAATCCGGAGAACACTTTCTTGTACTTGAGGGCAGTAGAAAGGAGGTAGCACATACCTCAAAAagtaactgacttttttttttttcctttggtggaGGCTGGGGACATCTGGATCAGGGAGCAGCTTTTATCCTGACCCTAACTTTTGatgtggttttgctttatttctctttcttctgtggcATGAGaaaattgacaagcggctgaacatgagccagcagtgtgcccaggtggccaagaaagccagtgccatcctggcttgtattagaaatagtgtgaccagcagaagtggGGAGGTGATTGTctctggtgaggccaccccttgagtattgtgtccagttctgggcacctcaataggagagagatatcgaggtgctggagcgagtgcagaggagggcaacgaagctggtgaagggcctggagaattgaaggagctgggactgtttagtttgaggcagaggaggctgaggggagacctcatcactctctccaactacttgaaaggacattgtagagaggttggtgctggtctcttctcacaggcaattagcgatagaacaagagggaatgggttcaagctgcagcagggtaggtttaggctggacattaggaaaaaattcttcacagaaagagtggtcataccctggaataggctgcccagggaggtggtggagtcaccatccctggatgtgtttaagacccgttcagatgtggtgttaggggatatggtgtagcggagaactttgtagagtggagctgatggttggactcgatgatcccaagggtcttttccaacctaaatgattctatgattctatgtctggCCAGATTTTTAAAGCGGAGTGTAGCTTAACATGTCTCTCTGCTGTGGTGGGAAGGGAAGATCAGAGATCACATCTTTCTATGTTTTTCCTGTGGAACTAGATGCCCAAGAAGTTTTGCAGAGGAAGCACCACTCGGTGAAGAAAATCGATCTGTTTGTGAAGCCGTGGCAAGCAGACACCCCCGAGGAGCCATGCCAAGTGGAGGACTCGCAACGATCCCAGCCTTCTGCCGTAGTTGTGCTTGAAAATGTGCGGGAGACAGTAAAAGACTGCATGTTAATTATGCTGGTAGAGAACATCAGTGGCTTGTCAGAGGATGACGGTGACTTCAGTGTGGAAATGGTACCTGAAATACGTGCTGCTGTAGTTACTTTTACTGGAAATATTGGTAAGAAGGAGttggagatcttttttttttattaactacTTGCGTGTGTGCGAGGGAGACTAAGCAGGAAATGAATGTTTTCTGTCATAGGTTTAAAGTTTCATCTGATACTATGTCATTTTAAATGAGGATTTACTCTATTAAAGTTAATGACATACCTTTTATCTGTAAGGTGTAGAGGCCAGTGTGAGTCAGAAGAGGGTTGGCTCTGATTTGGATGGTAAAGAGAACAGACGGGACTAAAACCAAACTAAGTTTATACAAACAACATAAAGATGTACTCGGTCTTGGAACAGATCGATGGTAAAGGCTCTCCTTGCCAAGAGGTGTTAGGCGTGTAGTTAAGTTTGTATGGATTTGAGGGAAAATTGAACTAATACATGGAACAGAGCTTTTTAAGGCTATTAAATAGACAAGCATTAGGTTTAGGAAATCTGCTGTACTAGATTGGAGGCTGGGAGAGGATTAGGGAAGCAGCATCTTCTTGCAGCTGTTCTGTAGATCCCTGGTGTGGCTGGAgacaggatgctgggctggatGGAGCCTGGGATGCTGGGGCAAGTCTAGCTGTCCTTACGCAGAGCGTCAGCTGTCAGTTATGCGAAGCGTGGAATTAACACCCCATATTTTTCTTGATGCTGCAGGACCAACTAGTTGTTAAGCTACTACATGCCCACTGTGGGTTTTTTAgtgctttctcttctgccttaTTAGTGATTGATGACAAAGGCATCTTCCAGGTGGCGGAGAGGTGTCAGCTCCCACTTCTCACCagcgagaggttgggggggaatTCCTGTTTCCTGCCAAGATTTATGTTTCATATTATTAACAAATTCCATCCCCAGCCATGCGCAACAGTAAGTGGTGTGATAAGACCAGGTTCGGCATTGGTGTAAGCCAATGCCGTCGCTGATGCTGTAGAGATAACAGCACTGCAGCGCCAGGAGAACTGAATTAAACTGACAGCAGCAAACTGGTTCCAGGACTCTTTGAGTGCTGCTGTGATTGAGGCCTTTAAGGGACAAGGGGATTTTATGTATGCTTGATTCTGGGTGAGGAGGTGGGACGGGAAAGAAGAGAATTCTGCCTGCTGTGTGGAAAAATTGTAAATCTCTTTAGAAGGTAGAACGTGGTGAAAACCACGTATATGCCAGTTTGAATCAACTTAGTGGGAATAGTTGTATTACTGGTAATATGTAAGAATAAAGCTGCTCAGAAATCTTAAAACTGTGAAGGGATTAGTCCGTGGTATAACTAAACAAAAGAAGCTTTTAGTCTCTGAGAGGGTGTAGGGTTTTCTGCTTTACAAGTCAGAAATTATTTGCCTCTTGTATCGTGGTCCACTCCCAAATCTTTGGAAATCTAGGAAATAAGTAGATCCTTTAAAAACTTAATTGTGTGTTTGGCTGACAGACGTAAAAGTGACTTGACTATCTTTTACTGTGATGATGGCAGGGAGGGAAAATAGCCAAAAATATCATAAGTACCATAAAACTGAAAGAATCCAAATTTGAACTGTTGACTTGTGCCTGATTAGCTGTGTATAAAGCTATAGCCCCAAAATGAACatgatcttgttttcttttggagttAAAGAGACTCAATGCTACTCCATAGGAAAACTAGTGACAAATTCTGGCCATGGTAGTTGTAGTTGACAATTGTGATCAACCACGTGGTCAATACTAGGTGACAGATCCTGAATATGTGGAAAGAAGTAGCTTTGTGGGCACTTCTGAGTTGATGTGTGCTCTGTAGTTCAGTGCTTTGGTCAGTGCACGCAGCAATAGTCTGCTAACATCATAGTAGAAAAGCAAGCTACTAGTTtgatcttgaattttttttttttttgttctcccttctcttcctagCTGCAGGGGAATTCGCTAAAAAGCTTAACCAAAACCACAGagcaaagcaacaaaatattacTGCACGGTGCCTTGAGCTAACAAGAAGTGTTAGGGCTGAAAATATACCACCGAACACAGCCAGTGACTATATAACTGTCTACTTTGAAAACAAGAAGAATGGAGGCGCGCAAGTGGTGGATGTTCAGCAGCTGCCTGATGAAGATGCAGCTATCATTACATTCGGTGACCATAAAGGTAATGCAGAGATATGAAGCCTTTATTTCTCTGAGATCCTTTCCTTTACAGATCAAAAAGTGGATTTTCTAGAGAAATGCCTACTTTGCCCTCGTCAAACAGCAGAGCTGGCACTTTGTCAGCAGATCTGTGCTAACTGGAGTGCAAGCTTCAGTTATGGACCAGGTGGGCATGAGGCAtagaatttttccctttttatgcaCAGTCTTTCACCCACAGGATCAcaaaatggtaggggttggaagggaccttcagaagTCGTCTAGTACAAcgccccctgccaaagcaggttcacctggagcaggttggacaggatccTTACAGAGTTGAGGTTACAGTTTGAGTTCTGTAGAGAAAGCACAGCCCCATGTAGTGCAGGAAAcatctcccctccctccacctttgCCACCAGCTGCCTTGTGGCAATGTGTGCCGTCTGGCTCCTCTGAGGACAATTTCTTGGATGGCTTTTTGGCCGGAGAGCAGGTGCTGTGTCTCATCCAGCCAGTGACAGAAACATGAACATCTGTGGAAGGCAGAGGACAAGGGGGAAGCTGGAGGCGTTGCAGTGGAggggagagctgaagggaagtTCAAGAAAATTAATGCTCTTTGGGGGGCAAATAGAGGAGCTGTGATTTGATAGTGCTGAGTAACAGCCCAGGCAACTGCTGAGTTGGGCACTTCAAATACAGCATATAACAGAAGTAGGGGCAGAGACAGTGCTATATGTACCTCCTCCTGGAGGTGGTCAGTGTTGGTTCTTAACTGTCTCTAACTTAGTTTTTGGCATTTAAAACCAGTAACTCTTCAATAATTTGGAATTATTTCTATCTGGGAAGGGGGGAAAATGAATGTAAAACTATTCTTAGACATAACAAACATAATGCAGtagaaaataaagtttaaaacaaaaaccaaaacaaccacccAACCAGAAGATCTTTGGTTTTAAGTGCTAGCAttgattgtttggggttttgtttgttcgtttCAGATGTAACCAAGATCTTGGCAAAGCAGCATTCGCTCAACAAAACGCCAATCTCTGTCTATCCTTACTACATCTCGCTGGGAATAGCTCTATATGGAAAGGAAGGGCCACAAGTAAAGAAGCCAGATCCAATTACGGTGCCTCTGGATCCGTATATCTGGTACTACTTGCAGAGAAATAATAGTTTAACTAAGGCAATAACTTGTGAAATGGCAAAGTGTAATTGTGTGCTAACATGGCCTGAACCCAAGTGTAAAAACCCAGAAGTTACTTTGCATCCTTCAGCTGCTTTGTCTGAGCAGAAGAGATTAGTATTTCGATTGATCAAGACATGGAATGGAAATGTTTCCGTGGCATTTGCAAATAGTATATCGAAGTACAAAACAATTAAATGTCAAGTAAGCGCAGAGGTGTGGGAAGCCATTAGAAACGGCTTTACCCACGATGAAGTTACGATTATCCCATATATTTCCAAGAATTTACTTGTTCTAGTAGGTGAAGAAGAAGTTGTGAAGAATGTTGAACAAGAACTGAAGCTTCTGATAGAAAAGGCCACCAGAAaaattgaaagagaaaagcaaaaaactgaAGAAGTGGTGCTAATGGGCCCAGGGGAATATGCAATTTTACAGAGTACTGGTCTTGAAGAAAAAATTTGTACAGAGTTCCCAGCCCTGCAGATAACTTATGATCATTTTCAGAAGGTAATTAACCTATGTGGAATGCCTGAGGAAGTTTATAAAGTAAAAGGGGAAATATTAGATAACGTACGCAACATGGCAAAGAAAACAGTTAATGTCCACCCCTATATTTTCAAGTTTTTAGAGCAAATTGATAATGAAACCCTGTCACAGAGCCTGTTTATGTCAAAACAAATTAGTGCCTTTTATGAGCTTGGCACAGAAGCTGTCATCTTGAAAGGGAGCACTCCTCAAGATCTCCTAaaagcagaagaagaaataaagaaggaacTGGACTACAAAAGCATTACTTTGGAGGATGAGTCAGTCCTCCAGAAGAAGGAATGGAGTACGCTCACGAAGCGAAACTGCACTAATGAAGATGTAACAGTCATTCATGCAAAGTCTCAGGTCATCATTACTGGTTGTTCTCAAGCAGTAGCAAAAGCCTTTGAGGAACTTTCCAACTTTATAGATGAAAACACAGAAGTAGAAAAGGTCATTGGAGGAAAGCCCATGGCAGTCATCATGTTTTttgagaaagagaagaacaatGTTTGGGGTGGCTTACAGAATAAAGGTGTGAAAGTTGACTTTAGCACACAGAAGAAATGTAGAGTTATATCCTTGAGTGGGCCAAGAAGAGAAGTGCTGAAGGGAGCCACCTTAGTTGAGCAAATTCTATCTGGCCTGCATTATAAGCGTGTGGTAATTAGAGAGCCAGGAGCCAAGTCATATTTCAAAGAGCGAGAACACTTTTTTGCTGCCACTGCGAAACAGGACTTTAAGTGTCTAGTCAGGCTGGAAGAGCAGTCAGAAGAAGAGCTAGAAGAACAGCAAGAACATAGTAATATAGGCAAGCCCTATGGGCAGGTGACCATAGGTGGAGTGGTAATAGCTGTTTATAGAGCTGACTTGTGCACTTATCCTGTTGATGTTGTGGTAAGCGCATCTAATGAAGACTTAAAACACATCGGTGGCCTTGCGGAAGCACTGTTCAAAGCGGCTGGTCCAGAGCTGCAACAGGAGTGTGATGAGCTGGTGAGGAGGAACGGGCGTTTGCAGCCTGGGTGCGCAGTTATTCTCGGCGCTGGGAAACTCCCCTGCAAGAATGTCATTCACGCCGTTGGGCCCAGGTGGAGGAAGGATGACCCAGAAAAGTGCGTGTTCTTGTTAAGAAAGACAGTGAAGAAGAGTCTACAGCTAGCTGAAACATACAATCATCGTTCCATAGCTCTGCCTGCTATAAGTGGAGGGATTTTTGGCTTTCCAATGGAACTGTGTACGTATTCGATTGTATCCTCCATCAAGGAGACCTTGGAAGAATCCATGGGGGCCAGCAGCTTGAAGGAGGTTCACCTTGTGGATATTGCACAAAACAACGTTCAGGCTTTCTGCAAGGCACTGGCAGAAGTGTTTCCAGATTCCTACGGGTCACTGCATCAGACCAGTACAGTTCCTCagcctaggaaaagaaaaattactgaaaatagcAAGAGCTTCCCATTGGTAACAACTGAGGAAGGCCTTGACATCATACTGAGAAAAGGAAGCATTGAAGATGCTACGGTAAGTGTTTTAAATTACTTGCTTTCAAAAATCAGTGtgtgtttttgttaaaaaacaaacaaacaaaaaaagccaaaggagAAATGACCAGCCTTAGACCATCATCTTTAATTAGCAATGTAACGTGTTTGATATGTTACTGGAAATAGTGGCTGTCAAATCCTTTCAGGAGTGGATGCCTCCCATAGCTTGTGCATGCAGCTCCTCCAGTTGGCCAGGGCAGAACACACATTAAAACATGTATCAAGGTCCTTCCTGAGGAATTTAGTGCATGACACAATGTTCGCAGCCCTTTGTATTTCTCTCCCTTATAAGTTACTGCTTGTCTTGCTTCTTTCTCcttagctttcctccagtcttgtCTGTTTTCAGCATCTCCTTTTTCTCTAGACTAGCCACACGCAGGAGGTCCTGCTTACCTCagcaaacacagatttttccagTCTGTGAGGCTCTCTTGGAGAGTGAACTTGCATAAACACTTTTCAAATGGAGGCAGAACAAGTAGGACAAGGATGCAGAATTTTAACTTTCTCCCATTGAATTGAAATGAATTTCACTCTTAACACAGCTTTTGTGTTGCTTCGGGCAGGCTCATGGCATTAGAATTGAGCATAACTTCTGGTTTATTCCAAAACTTGTTCCGTCTCAGATTGCTGTCCCAAAAACTTACTTTGTTAAATCAGCAGGCAGGCTGTATTTGATGAATCGGTGCAAAATTTAAATTTGATACTTAAAATCTAGAGTTCTTGCTTGTGTGTTTTTCAGACAGATGTTGTTGTCATCAGTGTTACCAGAGATCTCCAGCTTGATAAAGGGCTGCTCTCGAAAGCTTTGCTGGACAAGGCAGGGCTAATGCTTCAGATGGGCTTGAAAGAAGAAGGCCAAGGAAAAATACCTGCGGAAGGATCTGTGTTGAAAACAAAAGGTTACAATCTGGGTTGCAGTGTTGTGCTTCATGCTGTCGTACCTGCATGGTCCGAGAAACAAGCATCTACAAAGGTATAAGGGTTTTTATTTGCCTGAACTCTAATTTGACTGGGCTTCATAGTGGCTTTAATGCAACTTCTCCTTTGAGATGAGGGACGGTTTCGTAGGTGACGAGAGGTGATGTGTGGCGAATCCCTTGTTGACTAATATAACTGCATACATCACAAGGAATATTGTATTTTAATACCAAGAGATAGCTAAAAGGGAAAGTGCTACATTGCACATAgtgcaaaaaattattttgagtaattgaaaaaataattttgctttgcagGTCTTGGGCTACATCATCACAAAATGCCTGCAGATTGCTGAGGAACTGTCTTTAAAGTCAATTACTTTCCCAGCGATTGGGACAGGGAATTTAGGATTCCCAAGGTCTGTTGTTGCTAAATTACTGTTTGACAAAGTGTTTGAATTCAGTAATAAAAACGGAGTAAGCTCTCTTGAGGAAGTTCACATTCTGTTGCACCCGAAAGACACAGCAAATATTCAGGTGAGTTACTATGTTTTTCTGTCTCTATTACATGCCGGTTTATTTGGGTCCCTCTCATGATACTTGGCTATCTCGTGATCTCCAAAGAATCCACAGGGTGCTTGTTCTTATCCTAAAGAAGTTTGCCGACAGTCTCTCTTGTCTGTACTTGAAAGTTCTCTTTTTGGTTCTACCCCTCATGGTCACCTGCCTGTCCTGTACAGCTCTGTGCCCTTCCTGTCCTTTTCTGTTCCCTCGCAATAATACAGACAAAAGTGTAATTACTCTTTATCTCACGATGTCACCTAATTCTTCAGAATGTAGGACTTGCCTACAGATAAatttgctgcagctcctgcataGATGTCTTCAGTCTTGGAAAAAGGAGTGCTTTCAACGGAATGctaatgtgtggggtttttttttatgaagaataaTTATGCTAGAATTGCTGTGCTGGTAAAATTCTAAATTAGAAAACGTATCAGTATTCCACATTCCCCTTTCTTCAGTACCATATTAGCACAAATTTTCTATATCCACGCTCAAGTTGCTCATTTCACACATGAATCTCTCAAAAGAGGAGCAGTCACGCTGTGAATTAATGTTCAAAGAAGTGTTCCTGCATCTGTTGACTCTTGCTATTTTGTGCAGTAGCTAATACGTTTTGAAGGGCCAAAAATGAAGGCTACTGCACCAAAGCCTGAGCTGTTGTGCTTCAAGAGGGGTGGTGTTAGCTGCAAGACTTGAGTTGGAGCGTAAACTAGCCCCTCAGTGTAAGGATGCCATCTGTTAATGTGTCCCTCTGGAATGTAACTGGGGCTTTGACTTGGTTATTCATCAGGTCTGTCTGTTGCCAGCTTTGCTTTCTGAGAACAACAGTGTGTCAGGACGTGCCATCACCATTATGGCAGATGGTATGACATAACTTGCGTTAAGCTCTTTCTAAATGTGTTTTAGCTTCGTTTTTCAAACCTTTATTTCTACTGTGTAATCTAAAGACTTCTACGGGGGTTGATGTGTAATTTCCTTCTCTAGGAATTTTCAGATGAACTCAAAAGCAGATGTGGAACTACTGTAGATGTTAAAGTGCAAAAGAGTTCTCCATATAAGGCTAGCGAAGACACAGGTAAGCCTGTTTCACAGAAGTTGTGTGCctagtggatttttttattattattcttttaaatattccAGGGAATGCATTCCTTATGGATGTTTAGATATTTGTTTGGTGAGCATGTCATTCCCAAAGTCCAACAGTCGGAGTGGCTGCTGTAAAGGCAGCACATGGTGTTTTCAGGCTGAGTGTCTATAACATCTGCAACAGAAAAATGATGTACCTGTGATTTATTAGCTGCATAGCGCCCCTACAAATCAGGACAGCAGAAAGTATCATGTGCCGAGAGCACAACTAGGGCTTTTCCTTCTATTGCTGCAGTACTTGATTAGGTTGTGAACGGGTTGGTGTCTTCCTGTGTCCTGGGAAGGCAGGATATAAGTTCCTGGTTATATGTCTTAAAGTGGCCTCTTTGGAATAACTCTTAAATTTTTGACATGTTCAGATGAATAGCAAAACCAAGCTGAAATATCTTTGGTGTTATCCAGCCTAATGGAACTGCAGAGTGTAGAAAATAAGTTACATGTTGAAAACTTTAATCAAGTTTTTACAAATAGCGCATAGGTAAGAAGTTCCTGCCGGGCAGCAGAGAACCTGCCTGAAAACTCGGTGAGACAGAGAGGCAAGGGAGTGAGACTTGAAAAGTTTGCTGCTCTCTTACTTTGGAGTTTCACAAATGCATATGTAATAAAATGTCAGAAAGTAGCGTCTGTATACCAGATGTGCGGCAAAACAGGTCTTTTTTCTGCTATCTTGGCATGAATAGCAATGGTGGGAATAGGGGAAGGTTGATTAGAGACTCCCGCGAGAAGGAATTATTCTCCTTGTGGAAGGTAGTCTCCTCATGGGCTGAGTCTGGAGGCAAACTGTGGTCTCCGTAGGTGTTGTACCCATGAACAAGTCCCTTATCTCCTACCTCATTGCTCCCTTCTGCTCAGGGTCTGTATTtctctcctgcagctctccctggtGCCTCTGCAGCCTCAGCACAGGATGTATGTGAAATGACGATTGGCTCCATTGTGTTCTCGGTGGCAGAAGGCGATATTACCAAAGAAGAGGCAGATGTCATTGTAAACATAACAAACCAAACCTTCAGCCTTAAAGCAGGTATTTTAGTTGGTATTAGGTGTGAAAATAGTACATGTGGTTGGAAGGGCTGGATAAGGAGTGTAGAAGTATTCTTTTCAATGTTTCAAACCCTTTTTGTTTCACAGTGTAGTTTCCGTTTTGCTTCTTAGGGTACAAAGTTTTAATTAGGAAGTGtctgaaactttctttttcttgttagtCTATGTTACAGGATACCATGCTTAAGACTCTTCTTAAAAAAACTAATcattttttaaggtgttttttttttttatagaacatCTCTTGGACTAGAGAAGACAAACCTCAATGAGGTTTTGACCTTGGTGAAACTTGTTAGATACTTTAGACATCACTTCAAATTGACAAGCATAAGCCTAAAATTTAGGCAACAGCGCTTTTCAACCATAACCTTTGCTGTTAGCAGGAttgaaatattttagatattATGTGAGTTCTGCCTCCGGTGGGACTTTAATGGCATTAACAGTGGATTCGTATGCCTCCTCTCATTTAAGGTGTCTCCAAAGCCATTCTGAACGGTGCTGGAAAAGCAGTTGAAGATGAATGTGCTCAACGAGGTATGGTACGACGTTTCCGTCCCCCTTTCTGAAGCTGTTCATGCATGGCGCAGAATCTGCTGAAATACTTTCTCGATGCCTGCTGTAGATCTGTCTGCATTATGCACTGTGTTATATCAGCTAGTTTTTAATCAGTTAATGCGATATTTGTAAAACATCTaatgagaggaggaaaagaaatatcttcaAGAAGAGAGGACTTCTAAGCATATCTAAAGAACTAAATTATTCATTATTGCATCTTCTTATTCCAGTAAAGCTTTTGATGAT from Chroicocephalus ridibundus chromosome 7, bChrRid1.1, whole genome shotgun sequence includes the following:
- the PARP14 gene encoding protein mono-ADP-ribosyltransferase PARP14 isoform X2, with translation MAGQRLGAFPLLVRGDWGAAEPSPALRKKLLCYFQSQRRSGGGECELRTGTGGLLVCFVQPEESSEKLEVEKATSRRSAILVTTASGEEIEDEIVEMYFENKKKSGGGPIESYIKKDQQMIITFQDEEDAQEVLQRKHHSVKKIDLFVKPWQADTPEEPCQVEDSQRSQPSAVVVLENVRETVKDCMLIMLVENISGLSEDDGDFSVEMVPEIRAAVVTFTGNIAAGEFAKKLNQNHRAKQQNITARCLELTRSVRAENIPPNTASDYITVYFENKKNGGAQVVDVQQLPDEDAAIITFGDHKDVTKILAKQHSLNKTPISVYPYYISLGIALYGKEGPQVKKPDPITVPLDPYIWYYLQRNNSLTKAITCEMAKCNCVLTWPEPKCKNPEVTLHPSAALSEQKRLVFRLIKTWNGNVSVAFANSISKYKTIKCQVSAEVWEAIRNGFTHDEVTIIPYISKNLLVLVGEEEVVKNVEQELKLLIEKATRKIEREKQKTEEVVLMGPGEYAILQSTGLEEKICTEFPALQITYDHFQKVINLCGMPEEVYKVKGEILDNVRNMAKKTVNVHPYIFKFLEQIDNETLSQSLFMSKQISAFYELGTEAVILKGSTPQDLLKAEEEIKKELDYKSITLEDESVLQKKEWSTLTKRNCTNEDVTVIHAKSQVIITGCSQAVAKAFEELSNFIDENTEVEKVIGGKPMAVIMFFEKEKNNVWGGLQNKGVKVDFSTQKKCRVISLSGPRREVLKGATLVEQILSGLHYKRVVIREPGAKSYFKEREHFFAATAKQDFKCLVRLEEQSEEELEEQQEHSNIGKPYGQVTIGGVVIAVYRADLCTYPVDVVVSASNEDLKHIGGLAEALFKAAGPELQQECDELVRRNGRLQPGCAVILGAGKLPCKNVIHAVGPRWRKDDPEKCVFLLRKTVKKSLQLAETYNHRSIALPAISGGIFGFPMELCTYSIVSSIKETLEESMGASSLKEVHLVDIAQNNVQAFCKALAEVFPDSYGSLHQTSTVPQPRKRKITENSKSFPLVTTEEGLDIILRKGSIEDATTDVVVISVTRDLQLDKGLLSKALLDKAGLMLQMGLKEEGQGKIPAEGSVLKTKGYNLGCSVVLHAVVPAWSEKQASTKVLGYIITKCLQIAEELSLKSITFPAIGTGNLGFPRSVVAKLLFDKVFEFSNKNGVSSLEEVHILLHPKDTANIQEFSDELKSRCGTTVDVKVQKSSPYKASEDTALPGASAASAQDVCEMTIGSIVFSVAEGDITKEEADVIVNITNQTFSLKAGVSKAILNGAGKAVEDECAQRASQQNKSYIITQAGKLPCKNIIHCVAQDDIKMLVTEVLKECAFQQYTSVIFPAIGTGQAGRDPAVVADNMIDAVTDFARSNSAPSVKTVKVVIFQPHLLSVFRKSMQKRENPAKTASKSLISKLTSFWSSEKPSPKVKTKATLEKKIDLAVVQICGENKKKVEEAENWLKSAILKEQFQREITDEFISHFGEAESEELRDLQKKLKIALHLGSNCVRISGVEKDVWIAYSNVQEMIHRVKAAKQEEIRAELFQNLIEWKYLGKDSYVPFDSLTNMRLESAFMGKQKSVSVVIDKKKYSVNINDKYAVDDQGNRTPIVRVDKSEDQESTVPPATWDDMQNQRLKIVELKPETREYRDVQERFMKTCQSLKIEKIERVQNQFLWKTYQIKKHEMDNKNGNTNNERLLFHGTSKESITLINNHGFNRSYAGMHAAAFGNGTYFAVNASYSASNTYSQPDMNGKKYMYLARVLVGEYSQGTKGSITPAPKNTSNSIDLFDSSTDNVKNPSMFIIFNDIQAYPEYLITFTK
- the PARP14 gene encoding protein mono-ADP-ribosyltransferase PARP14 isoform X1 — translated: MAGQRLGAFPLLVRGDWGAAEPSPALRKKLLCYFQSQRRSGGGECELRTGTGGLLVCFVQPEVRRRVLERRVHEVDCGPGGRLSLLVTEVPADGDPPQEPGRAGGAEAPVNEPQVSPPTCQNKEAPVHAQQEKSESSEKLEVEKATSRRSAILVTTASGEEIEDEIVEMYFENKKKSGGGPIESYIKKDQQMIITFQDEEDAQEVLQRKHHSVKKIDLFVKPWQADTPEEPCQVEDSQRSQPSAVVVLENVRETVKDCMLIMLVENISGLSEDDGDFSVEMVPEIRAAVVTFTGNIAAGEFAKKLNQNHRAKQQNITARCLELTRSVRAENIPPNTASDYITVYFENKKNGGAQVVDVQQLPDEDAAIITFGDHKDVTKILAKQHSLNKTPISVYPYYISLGIALYGKEGPQVKKPDPITVPLDPYIWYYLQRNNSLTKAITCEMAKCNCVLTWPEPKCKNPEVTLHPSAALSEQKRLVFRLIKTWNGNVSVAFANSISKYKTIKCQVSAEVWEAIRNGFTHDEVTIIPYISKNLLVLVGEEEVVKNVEQELKLLIEKATRKIEREKQKTEEVVLMGPGEYAILQSTGLEEKICTEFPALQITYDHFQKVINLCGMPEEVYKVKGEILDNVRNMAKKTVNVHPYIFKFLEQIDNETLSQSLFMSKQISAFYELGTEAVILKGSTPQDLLKAEEEIKKELDYKSITLEDESVLQKKEWSTLTKRNCTNEDVTVIHAKSQVIITGCSQAVAKAFEELSNFIDENTEVEKVIGGKPMAVIMFFEKEKNNVWGGLQNKGVKVDFSTQKKCRVISLSGPRREVLKGATLVEQILSGLHYKRVVIREPGAKSYFKEREHFFAATAKQDFKCLVRLEEQSEEELEEQQEHSNIGKPYGQVTIGGVVIAVYRADLCTYPVDVVVSASNEDLKHIGGLAEALFKAAGPELQQECDELVRRNGRLQPGCAVILGAGKLPCKNVIHAVGPRWRKDDPEKCVFLLRKTVKKSLQLAETYNHRSIALPAISGGIFGFPMELCTYSIVSSIKETLEESMGASSLKEVHLVDIAQNNVQAFCKALAEVFPDSYGSLHQTSTVPQPRKRKITENSKSFPLVTTEEGLDIILRKGSIEDATTDVVVISVTRDLQLDKGLLSKALLDKAGLMLQMGLKEEGQGKIPAEGSVLKTKGYNLGCSVVLHAVVPAWSEKQASTKVLGYIITKCLQIAEELSLKSITFPAIGTGNLGFPRSVVAKLLFDKVFEFSNKNGVSSLEEVHILLHPKDTANIQEFSDELKSRCGTTVDVKVQKSSPYKASEDTALPGASAASAQDVCEMTIGSIVFSVAEGDITKEEADVIVNITNQTFSLKAGVSKAILNGAGKAVEDECAQRASQQNKSYIITQAGKLPCKNIIHCVAQDDIKMLVTEVLKECAFQQYTSVIFPAIGTGQAGRDPAVVADNMIDAVTDFARSNSAPSVKTVKVVIFQPHLLSVFRKSMQKRENPAKTASKSLISKLTSFWSSEKPSPKVKTKATLEKKIDLAVVQICGENKKKVEEAENWLKSAILKEQFQREITDEFISHFGEAESEELRDLQKKLKIALHLGSNCVRISGVEKDVWIAYSNVQEMIHRVKAAKQEEIRAELFQNLIEWKYLGKDSYVPFDSLTNMRLESAFMGKQKSVSVVIDKKKYSVNINDKYAVDDQGNRTPIVRVDKSEDQESTVPPATWDDMQNQRLKIVELKPETREYRDVQERFMKTCQSLKIEKIERVQNQFLWKTYQIKKHEMDNKNGNTNNERLLFHGTSKESITLINNHGFNRSYAGMHAAAFGNGTYFAVNASYSASNTYSQPDMNGKKYMYLARVLVGEYSQGTKGSITPAPKNTSNSIDLFDSSTDNVKNPSMFIIFNDIQAYPEYLITFTK